The Apium graveolens cultivar Ventura chromosome 10, ASM990537v1, whole genome shotgun sequence nucleotide sequence AACTTAAAAACTACTGTATTTAACAAGTTGATAGAGGCTCTCTAGCTTTCTACCTCTCTATATAATTCTTAGAGACCCCGCAAGCAGGCTCAGTAAGAGCATGCATTTACACTAAGAACTACCACGTCTTTCAGTTATTTGTGTTGCAACTAAGCATCTGAAAAGTGCTCAACATTCTCTACTCCTGATGATTGGTAGCCTTTTGTTGCCTGCTGCATAGAAATGAAACTCCCACTGGACATTGGCACTGGAAACCCTATTTCCGGAGCTGGCCTATTGACGGCCGCCCTTTCCAGCATTTGCACCTGATTCTTCAAGAACTTAACATAGTGAATTGCTTCATCTAACATTGAGGCTGTGTCCATCTTTGTCCCTCCCGGAACAAGTCTCTGCAGTATTCTAATTTTCTCGCTAATCCTTTCTCTGCGCTGTCTTGCAGCTATACTCTGAGGGTCTTTTGATATCTTCACGTTCCTCCTCTTCGGTGGCTTCACTGATTCAG carries:
- the LOC141689371 gene encoding transcription factor bHLH87-like; translation: MDFDLLKSAPEDEIDMLMMMQMDKLSDFPAGSYSDIVPEISQGNTDIIRPNRISALQQYFENSPPSMNRNGEEFHSQGQKQNSMVAMREMIFRIASMQPIHIDPESVKPPKRRNVKISKDPQSIAARQRRERISEKIRILQRLVPGGTKMDTASMLDEAIHYVKFLKNQVQMLERAAVNRPAPEIGFPVPMSSGSFISMQQATKGYQSSGVENVEHFSDA